One window of Carassius auratus strain Wakin chromosome 17, ASM336829v1, whole genome shotgun sequence genomic DNA carries:
- the LOC113117361 gene encoding isovaleryl-CoA dehydrogenase, mitochondrial-like, which yields MLAVRRALRLCQRVAHVSVSRRGCAGAVALDDIVNGLTEEQIQLRQTVQRFCQEKLAPYADEIDKTNEFPRMRDFWKEMGELGLLGVTAPVEYGGTGLGYLDHVIVMEEISRVSAAIALSYGAHSNLCVNQMVRHANQKQKEKYMPKLMTGEYVGALAMSEPNSGSDVVSMKLTAKKQGDHYMLNGNKFWITNGPDADVLIVYAKTDPEAAARGITAFIVEKGMPGFSTAQKLDKLGMRGSNTCELIFEDCKVPEENILGPLNKGVYVLMSGLDLERLVLSAGPVGIMQAVLDNAIPYLHVREAFGQKIGHFQLMQGKMADMYTRLNSCRQYLYNVARACDKGHFSAKDCAGVILYCAENATQVALDGIQCLGGNGYINDYPMGRFLRDAKLYEIGAGTSEVRRMVIGRAFNALFK from the exons ATGTTGGCTGTCAGAAGAGCATTGCGTCTCTGTCAAAGAGTGGCCCATGTCAGTGTTTCTCGTCGCGGATGCGCTGGAGCTGTTGCCCTGGACGACATCGTGAACGGTCTGACCGAGGAGCAGATCCAG CTCAGACAGACAGTCCAGAGATTCTGCCAGGAGAAACTCGCTCCCTACGCTGATGAGATTGACAAGACAAACGAGTTTCCCCGCATGAGG GACTTTTGGAAGGAGATGGGTGAGCTTGGACTGCTTGGAGTGACTGCTCCAG tggagtatgGGGGAACAGGATTGGGCTACCTTGATCACGTGATTGTTATGGAGGAGATCTCCCGTGTGTCAGCAGCTATTGCTCTCAGCTACGGCGCGCACTCCAACTTGTGTGTAAATCAGATGGTTCGACATGCAaaccagaaacagaaagagaagtACATGCCAAAG TTGATGACAGGGGAGTATGTGGGTGCCTTGGCCATGAGTGAGCCCAACTCTGGCTCGGATGTGGTGTCCATGAAACTGACAGCGAAAAAACAAG GGGATCATTACATGTTGAACGGTAATAAGTTCTGGATTACGAATGGACCGGACGCAGATGTTCTGATTGTGTATGCTAAAACAGACCCAGAGGCAGCAGCCCGTGGCATCACTGCTTTCATTGTAGAGAAG GGCATGCCAGGATTTAGCACAGCGCAGAAGCTGGATAAACTGGGAATGAGAGGATCTAACACCTGTGAACTCATCTTTGAAGACTGCAAGGTCCCTG AGGAAAACATATTGGGCCCGTTAAATAAAGGAGTTTATGTTTTGATGAGTGGCCTGGACCTAGAGAGGCTCGTCTTGTCGGCTGGACCTGTCGG CATCATGCAAGCTGTTCTTGACAATGCGATTCCTTACCTACATGTTCGTGAAGCCTTTGGACAGAAAATCGGTCACTTCCAG CTAATGCAAGGAAAAATGGCTGATATGTACACACGGCTTAACTCGTGTCGACAGTATTTATACAACGTTGCCCGTGCTTGTGACAAAGGCCATTTCAGTGCTAAG GACTGTGCTGGGGTAATCCTTTATTGTGCTGAGAACGCGACTCAAGTTGCCTTGGATGGAATTCAATGCCTGG GTGGAAACGGTTACATTAATGACTACCCAATGGGGCGCTTCTTAAGAGATGCTAAACTTTATGAGATTGGAGCTGGAACCAGTGAGGTCAGAAGAATGGTCATTGGCAGAGCCTTTAATGCCTTGTTCAAATAA